A single window of Polyodon spathula isolate WHYD16114869_AA chromosome 2, ASM1765450v1, whole genome shotgun sequence DNA harbors:
- the clrn2 gene encoding clarin-2, with protein sequence MPGLLKKTLFSLASILNTASVVLLVVALATQKWVTGKILCKTGADLVNASDPELVKFIGDIYYGMFQGGKNRQCGLGNRRSQIYIFPHLVKKLNAALHVIIILFLFIAIAFALVSLVFCIYNARKIPYQSIKGPAGIYLWNFIAGLFGVFGIVSFITALKLHRLTERVANFPENVFQFVTLEEHYGFSFWLCVASTATHGANFLVVAITGIHFPKVKTKKPEEPTVTADDLLY encoded by the exons ATGCCTGGACTCTTGAAAAAGACTTTGTTCTCCTTGGCTTCCATATTGAACACAGCATCAGTTGTGCTTCTTGTTGTAGCTCTCGCCACCCAGAAGTGGGTGACTGGGAAGATCCTGTGTAAGACTGGAGCTGACCTTGTCAACGCATCAGACCCAGAACTGGTCAAATTTATTGGAGACATTTACTATGGGATGTTTCAGGGAGGTAAAAACCGGCAGTGCGGTCTAGGTAATCGACGCTCACAAATCTACA TTTTTCCTCATCTGGTGAAAAAGCTGAATGCTGCCCTTCACGTGATAATCATCCTCTTCCTCTTCATCGCAATAGCTTTTGCCCTGGTCAGTCTCGTATTCTGTATATACAATGCAAGGAAGATTCCATACCAGTCTATTAAGGGACCAGCAGGAATATACTTGTGGAACTTCATTGCAG GTCTGTTTGGAGTCTTTGGAATCGTCAGCTTTATCACCGCTCTGAAGCTTCACCGCCTGACTGAAAGAGTGGCCAATTTTCCTGAAAATGTGTTCCAGTTTGTTACCTTGGAAGAACATTATGGCTTCTCTTTCTGGCTGTGCGTGGCAAGCACTGCAACTCATGGGGCAAACTTTTTAGTCGTGGCTATCACTGGGATCCATTTCCCCAAAGTAAAGACTAAAAAACCTGAAGAACCAACTGTTACAGCTGATGACCTCCTGTACTGA